The following proteins come from a genomic window of Sulfitobacter indolifex:
- a CDS encoding beta-ketoacyl-[acyl-carrier-protein] synthase family protein, producing MKRVVITGAGTINALGLSVPETLAAMREGKCGIGPLEFRDVERLAIRIGGQVRGFEAEGRYNRQQIALHDRFTQFTLAAAREAIEQSGLTFTDELAARAGVVLGTAGGGVSTWDDNYRAVYEEGKNRVHPFVVPKLMNNAAASHVSMEWNLRGPSFTVSTACASSNHAMAQAFAMVRSGMSPVMVTGGSESMLCFGGVKAWEGLRVMSRDACRPFSANRNGMVQGEGAGVFVFEEYEHARARGADILCEVAGFAMTSDASDIVMPSKAGAARAMQGALTDAGINREEVGYINAHGTGTAANDKTECAAVADVFGAHADQLMISSTKSMHGHVIGGTGAVELLACIMALRDGVIAPTIGYEEPDPECALDVVPNEAREARVDVALSNAFAFGGMNAVLALRRA from the coding sequence ATGAAGAGAGTTGTCATCACCGGCGCCGGCACGATCAACGCTCTGGGCCTGTCGGTGCCAGAGACGCTCGCCGCGATGCGCGAAGGCAAATGCGGCATCGGCCCGCTTGAGTTCCGCGATGTGGAGCGGCTGGCCATTCGCATCGGCGGGCAGGTGCGCGGGTTTGAGGCCGAAGGGCGCTACAACCGCCAGCAGATCGCCCTTCATGACCGTTTCACCCAATTCACCCTCGCCGCCGCACGCGAAGCAATTGAGCAGTCGGGGCTGACCTTTACCGATGAGTTGGCCGCCCGCGCCGGTGTGGTTCTGGGCACGGCGGGGGGTGGTGTGTCCACGTGGGACGACAACTACCGCGCCGTCTATGAAGAGGGCAAAAACCGGGTGCATCCCTTCGTGGTGCCCAAACTGATGAACAACGCCGCCGCCAGCCATGTCAGCATGGAGTGGAACCTGCGCGGCCCGTCCTTTACCGTGTCGACCGCTTGCGCGTCGTCCAATCACGCGATGGCGCAGGCCTTTGCTATGGTCCGCTCTGGCATGAGCCCGGTGATGGTGACGGGCGGATCGGAATCGATGCTGTGCTTCGGCGGCGTGAAAGCGTGGGAAGGGCTGCGCGTGATGAGCCGCGATGCTTGTCGCCCGTTTTCAGCCAACCGCAACGGGATGGTACAGGGCGAGGGCGCAGGGGTCTTCGTGTTTGAGGAATATGAACACGCCCGCGCGCGAGGGGCCGATATCCTCTGCGAAGTCGCGGGTTTTGCCATGACGTCGGACGCCAGCGACATTGTTATGCCGTCCAAAGCCGGGGCCGCGCGGGCGATGCAGGGGGCGCTGACAGATGCGGGGATCAACCGCGAAGAGGTCGGCTATATCAACGCCCATGGCACCGGGACGGCGGCGAACGACAAGACCGAATGCGCGGCGGTGGCGGATGTTTTCGGAGCCCATGCCGATCAACTGATGATCTCATCGACCAAGTCGATGCACGGCCATGTGATCGGCGGCACCGGCGCGGTTGAGCTTTTGGCCTGTATCATGGCGCTGCGCGACGGGGTGATCGCGCCCACCATCGGCTATGAAGAACCCGACCCGGAGTGTGCGCTAGATGTGGTGCCGAATGAGGCCCGCGAGGCGAGGGTCGATGTGGCGCTTAGCAATGCCTTTGCCTTTGGCGGGATGAATGCTGTACTGGCCCTGCGCCGCGCCTGA
- a CDS encoding acyl carrier protein yields MSTQDQVITILAEQAMIEPEDVTLDSTLEDLGIDSMGVVESIFAIEETFDINVPFNANSPSESDFDISTVRSIVAGVERLKAEQS; encoded by the coding sequence ATGAGCACTCAGGATCAGGTCATCACCATCCTCGCCGAACAGGCCATGATTGAGCCGGAGGATGTCACGCTCGACAGCACGCTGGAGGATTTGGGCATCGACAGCATGGGGGTCGTCGAAAGCATCTTCGCCATTGAAGAGACATTCGACATCAACGTGCCCTTCAACGCCAATAGCCCCAGCGAAAGCGATTTCGACATCTCGACCGTGCGCAGCATTGTCGCCGGGGTGGAGCGGCTAAAGGCCGAACAGAGCTAA
- the lpxD gene encoding UDP-3-O-(3-hydroxymyristoyl)glucosamine N-acyltransferase: protein MTYNVQQIAKAVGASAEGDIELEVSGVAEPASAQRGELALAMDPRYASSLSEGAAEVAMLWEGADWRALGLKAAILPNRPRYALSGVTRMLDKGQGFKPGIHPTAVIDPDAVLGDDVSVGPLAVISAGATIGAGSMIGPLCFVGVDATLGEGCFLREHVSIGARVTIGPRFIAQSGVRLGGDGFSFVTAELSTVEKARQTLGDQGDAAPQPWSRIHSLGAVTIGADVEMGMGSTIDNGTIRDTRVGDGTKIDNLVHIGHNAVIGKNCLLCGQAGVGGSTRVGDNVVLGGQVGLADNITIGDRVIAGGGTIVLSNVPEGRTMLGYPATQMSKQTEIYKALRRLPKLLRDVAALQKLVSKADKAD, encoded by the coding sequence ATGACCTATAATGTTCAGCAAATCGCCAAAGCCGTCGGCGCCAGCGCCGAGGGCGACATTGAACTCGAGGTCAGCGGCGTCGCCGAACCGGCCAGCGCTCAACGCGGCGAGTTGGCGCTGGCGATGGACCCGCGCTATGCCAGCAGCCTCTCTGAAGGTGCCGCCGAAGTGGCGATGCTTTGGGAGGGGGCTGATTGGCGGGCACTGGGGCTGAAGGCCGCGATCCTGCCCAACCGTCCGCGCTATGCGCTTTCTGGCGTGACGCGAATGCTCGACAAGGGGCAGGGGTTCAAGCCGGGCATCCATCCTACAGCTGTGATCGACCCCGATGCCGTGCTTGGCGATGACGTCTCGGTCGGCCCGCTGGCGGTGATCTCCGCCGGGGCTACGATTGGCGCAGGGAGCATGATCGGACCGCTGTGCTTTGTCGGTGTGGATGCGACATTGGGCGAGGGCTGTTTTCTACGCGAACACGTCAGCATCGGCGCCCGCGTCACCATCGGGCCACGCTTCATCGCGCAGTCCGGCGTGCGCTTGGGCGGCGATGGTTTCTCCTTTGTGACGGCTGAGCTGTCCACGGTCGAAAAGGCCCGGCAAACGCTGGGCGATCAGGGCGACGCCGCGCCGCAGCCTTGGTCACGTATCCATTCGCTTGGCGCTGTGACCATCGGCGCGGATGTGGAAATGGGCATGGGCTCCACCATCGACAATGGCACCATCCGCGACACTCGTGTGGGCGATGGCACGAAAATCGACAACCTTGTTCACATTGGCCATAACGCGGTGATTGGTAAAAACTGTTTGCTTTGCGGGCAGGCCGGTGTTGGCGGCTCGACCCGCGTGGGCGACAATGTTGTGCTCGGCGGGCAGGTCGGTCTGGCTGATAACATCACGATCGGCGACCGGGTGATTGCGGGCGGCGGGACGATTGTATTGTCCAACGTGCCCGAGGGCCGCACGATGCTCGGCTACCCCGCCACGCAGATGAGCAAGCAAACCGAAATCTACAAAGCGCTGCGCCGCTTGCCCAAACTGCTGCGTGATGTCGCAGCCTTGCAGAAGCTGGTTTCCAAAGCCGACAAGGCTGACTAA
- a CDS encoding L,D-transpeptidase family protein, with amino-acid sequence MAFSATFSRQLPNLIAGLALMIAALVLPGPVAAQVTAFKQAVAEAAAQDDDIAAFYRENDYTAIWTGAADTHRARRSELLRAISAADDHGLPITRYNPDAVLEMLRNAKSPRDRGFAEVELSRVFLRYARDVQTGVLIPKRIISQIVREIPYRDRKTYLQDLPKTSPAAYFRALPPRSLEYNALLKEKIVMEKLLSQGGWGPSVPAGKLEPGDTGNDVIALRNRLIAMGYLERSNAVGYDATLTDAVRQFQEAHGLNTDGVAGPATMKQINIGVEQRLQSVMVALERERWFNTDRGKRHILVNIPDFSAKIIDDGKTTFQTRSVVGAAREDRPTPEFSDVMEHMVVNPSWYVPRSIVTGEYLPQLKQNRNAVSHIEITDRSGRKVNRGAVNFSKYTARTFPFSMRQPPSNTNALGLVKFMFPNKYNIYLHDTPAKSLFDRDVRAFSHGCVRLAEPFEFAYALLAPQSADPEGDFQAVLRSGRETRIVLEEQVPVHLIYRTAVTNARGHTEYRDDVYGRDALIWNALAKAGVALRGVQG; translated from the coding sequence ATGGCATTCAGCGCGACTTTTTCACGGCAACTGCCCAATCTAATTGCAGGGCTGGCCCTGATGATCGCGGCGCTGGTTCTACCTGGACCTGTCGCGGCGCAAGTCACAGCTTTCAAGCAAGCGGTCGCCGAGGCAGCAGCCCAAGACGATGATATCGCGGCCTTCTATCGTGAGAATGATTATACCGCGATCTGGACAGGGGCGGCCGACACACATCGCGCCCGACGGTCTGAATTGCTGCGCGCGATCAGCGCCGCGGATGATCATGGCCTGCCCATTACCCGCTATAATCCAGACGCCGTTTTGGAAATGCTGCGCAACGCCAAATCCCCGCGCGACCGGGGATTCGCCGAAGTGGAACTTAGCCGTGTTTTCCTGCGCTATGCCCGGGACGTGCAGACCGGCGTCTTGATCCCTAAGCGGATCATCAGCCAAATCGTGCGCGAAATTCCCTACCGCGACCGCAAAACATACCTGCAAGACTTGCCGAAAACCTCGCCTGCCGCCTATTTCCGCGCACTGCCGCCGCGCAGCCTTGAGTATAATGCGTTGCTCAAGGAAAAAATCGTGATGGAAAAGCTATTGTCGCAGGGCGGATGGGGCCCCTCGGTGCCCGCAGGCAAGCTTGAGCCGGGCGATACCGGCAATGATGTGATCGCGCTGCGCAACCGACTGATCGCCATGGGCTACCTTGAGCGCTCGAACGCCGTTGGCTATGACGCAACCCTAACCGACGCCGTGCGCCAGTTCCAAGAGGCCCATGGATTGAACACCGATGGCGTCGCCGGTCCGGCCACCATGAAACAGATCAACATCGGTGTTGAGCAGCGGCTGCAATCGGTCATGGTCGCGTTGGAGCGCGAACGTTGGTTCAACACCGACCGCGGCAAGCGCCATATCCTCGTAAACATCCCCGACTTCTCGGCCAAGATCATTGACGATGGAAAGACTACCTTCCAGACCCGCTCAGTTGTTGGCGCCGCACGCGAAGACCGCCCAACGCCCGAATTTTCCGATGTGATGGAGCATATGGTGGTCAACCCAAGCTGGTACGTCCCGCGCTCCATCGTGACCGGGGAATACCTGCCGCAGCTCAAGCAGAACCGTAATGCGGTGAGCCATATTGAAATCACCGACAGAAGTGGACGGAAGGTGAACCGCGGTGCCGTGAACTTTAGCAAGTACACTGCCCGGACGTTCCCCTTTTCCATGCGCCAGCCGCCCAGCAACACCAATGCGCTCGGGCTGGTGAAGTTCATGTTCCCGAACAAGTATAACATCTACCTGCATGACACGCCCGCCAAGAGCCTGTTTGACCGGGACGTGCGCGCGTTTAGCCATGGTTGTGTCCGTCTGGCTGAACCTTTTGAGTTCGCCTATGCGCTGCTGGCACCGCAATCCGCCGACCCTGAAGGCGACTTCCAAGCGGTGCTGCGCAGTGGCCGCGAGACCCGGATCGTTCTTGAGGAGCAGGTTCCCGTTCACCTGATCTACCGCACCGCCGTCACCAATGCCCGTGGCCACACCGAATACCGTGATGACGTTTATGGCCGGGATGCGCTGATCTGGAACGCGCTGGCCAAGGCGGGGGTGGCCTTGCGCGGCGTTCAGGGGTAA
- a CDS encoding YcbK family protein, with protein MTGKSSSGMTRRALLGAFAATTVAAAPTFSNAAGFLRGAGDIRRIRMYSGRTGERLDMIYWIEGHYIKDAFAEINHFMRDWRTDEVTNMDLRTVDIMAASHNLLDVNEPYMLLSGYRSPKTNAMLRSRSSGVAKNSLHLKGQAADLRLASRSVHQVARAAVACGGGGVGRYSGSNFTHMDCGNVRSWGG; from the coding sequence ATGACAGGCAAAAGCTCCTCGGGTATGACCCGACGCGCCCTTTTGGGTGCATTCGCAGCAACCACTGTTGCAGCAGCTCCTACCTTCTCCAACGCGGCAGGTTTCCTGCGTGGCGCTGGCGATATTCGCCGCATCCGCATGTACTCCGGCCGTACAGGTGAACGACTGGATATGATCTATTGGATCGAAGGCCACTATATCAAAGACGCCTTTGCTGAGATCAACCACTTTATGCGCGATTGGCGGACGGATGAGGTCACGAACATGGACCTGCGTACCGTTGATATCATGGCTGCATCGCATAACCTGCTGGACGTGAACGAGCCTTATATGCTCCTCTCTGGCTACCGCAGCCCTAAAACCAACGCGATGCTGCGCTCCCGCTCTAGCGGTGTGGCTAAGAATTCGCTGCACCTAAAAGGCCAAGCCGCTGACCTGCGTCTGGCGTCGCGCTCTGTGCATCAAGTGGCCCGCGCGGCAGTCGCCTGCGGCGGCGGTGGGGTCGGGCGTTACTCGGGTTCCAACTTTACCCATATGGACTGCGGCAACGTTCGCAGCTGGGGCGGTTGA
- a CDS encoding FAD/NAD(P)-binding protein, whose product MARIAVIGFGPRGLGALEALSQRLRETGRRVQIDIYEPSPFPGAGPNFAPSDPEYCLLNIPYQDIAIRPPQGSAVGSFADWQNKPFDRDDFPSRADMGRYLEARRDDLFKRGFTKSDAKITLLRKNVERVSQEAPGWCLHIENGQPAHYDEVLLTLGQPPVEPDAQWASWQAHAAQSTAEVAPAYPAAELCDRASEWQGQCVAIRGLGLSTFDVLRSLTIAQGGRFDAAGYHPSGREPACILPFSLNGQPPFPKPQDAVLDALFAPTPEETAHFARAAEAAVCATPQEATANINGALAPVVTRILAPQRVNDTQVLDWLATEWADPGTQDRQAPMDALRHGIALAAGHAAPTIGYALGQVWRKWQDEWRAAFNPGCATPETAKHLIDFDEGLKRYSYGLPLSSARELLALIDAGQTDLSFAVDPGIIETSQGWMLGVGGQQVEVSIIIDAVLPAPALSNISVPPLPGLITKGLIVAVSDDLAAATEPDGTLRDQSGSPVSGLCLLGRLALGSVTAVDSLHDCFGHSADRWADGVVARLRNARPAE is encoded by the coding sequence ATGGCAAGAATTGCGGTGATCGGTTTCGGCCCGCGCGGGCTTGGCGCGTTAGAGGCGTTGTCTCAGCGGTTGCGGGAAACTGGGCGCCGCGTGCAGATTGATATCTATGAGCCGAGCCCCTTCCCCGGCGCAGGTCCAAATTTCGCGCCGTCGGACCCGGAGTATTGTCTTCTCAACATACCCTACCAAGATATTGCCATTCGGCCGCCTCAAGGATCCGCCGTGGGCAGTTTCGCAGATTGGCAAAACAAACCCTTTGATCGTGATGATTTTCCGTCACGCGCTGACATGGGCCGCTATCTCGAAGCGCGGCGCGATGATTTATTTAAGCGGGGTTTTACTAAATCTGACGCTAAGATCACGTTATTGCGCAAAAATGTCGAACGCGTCTCGCAGGAGGCACCTGGCTGGTGCCTCCATATAGAGAACGGCCAGCCTGCGCATTACGATGAGGTCCTTCTTACCCTCGGCCAACCCCCGGTAGAGCCGGACGCCCAATGGGCCAGTTGGCAGGCCCACGCGGCTCAATCTACTGCGGAAGTTGCGCCGGCCTATCCAGCAGCTGAATTGTGCGACCGAGCGTCGGAGTGGCAGGGACAATGCGTGGCCATTCGAGGGCTTGGTCTATCAACCTTCGATGTGCTTCGCAGCCTTACCATCGCACAGGGCGGTCGCTTTGATGCGGCGGGGTATCACCCCTCTGGCCGGGAGCCTGCCTGCATTCTACCGTTCTCACTCAACGGTCAGCCGCCCTTCCCCAAACCGCAGGACGCGGTTCTAGATGCGCTTTTTGCGCCCACACCCGAAGAAACCGCGCACTTCGCCCGGGCGGCCGAGGCGGCCGTATGCGCAACGCCACAGGAGGCAACAGCAAATATCAACGGGGCGTTGGCGCCAGTCGTGACCCGCATTCTTGCGCCACAACGTGTGAACGATACGCAGGTCTTGGACTGGCTGGCGACAGAATGGGCTGATCCCGGGACGCAAGATCGGCAAGCGCCGATGGATGCATTGCGACATGGGATTGCATTGGCCGCGGGACATGCCGCGCCAACCATCGGCTATGCGCTCGGTCAGGTCTGGCGCAAATGGCAGGACGAATGGCGCGCGGCTTTTAATCCCGGATGCGCCACGCCTGAAACCGCGAAGCACCTAATTGATTTCGACGAAGGGTTAAAACGATACTCCTACGGCCTGCCCCTGTCCTCTGCGCGTGAGCTTCTGGCCTTGATCGACGCAGGGCAGACCGATCTGTCTTTCGCCGTAGACCCAGGAATCATTGAAACATCGCAGGGGTGGATGCTGGGCGTAGGAGGTCAGCAGGTTGAGGTTTCTATCATCATAGACGCGGTGCTGCCCGCGCCTGCGCTGTCAAATATCAGTGTTCCGCCCCTGCCCGGTCTCATCACAAAGGGCTTGATCGTCGCGGTCTCAGACGATCTGGCCGCTGCGACTGAGCCTGACGGCACCCTGCGCGACCAAAGCGGAAGCCCCGTATCTGGTCTTTGTCTGTTGGGACGTCTGGCGCTTGGCAGCGTGACGGCTGTGGATTCGCTGCATGATTGCTTTGGGCACTCTGCCGACCGCTGGGCGGATGGCGTGGTTGCGCGATTGCGGAATGCGCGCCCAGCTGAGTAA
- a CDS encoding L,D-transpeptidase — translation MRRRHFITGAAVSGAALSTALATPALAHAPKEMPSYDVPPDMMPRKVPIAAGAPPYEIHVDPDNFALYWTLPDNMAWRYTVGVGRPGLYESGEFYVGAKKEWPSWTPTPDMIDREPEKYAKYSDGMEGGLNNPLGSRGLYLFTEERGDTFLRIHGTDDPSTLGKRVSNGCARLVNDQMAELYDRVPMNTRVVLYEPLV, via the coding sequence ATGAGAAGACGACATTTCATCACCGGCGCGGCGGTAAGCGGCGCAGCACTTAGTACAGCTCTCGCAACACCCGCGCTTGCACATGCTCCTAAAGAGATGCCGAGCTATGATGTGCCGCCAGACATGATGCCGCGCAAGGTGCCGATTGCTGCAGGCGCGCCACCCTATGAGATCCACGTCGATCCGGACAATTTTGCCCTTTACTGGACGCTGCCTGATAATATGGCTTGGCGCTACACTGTGGGCGTTGGCCGTCCCGGTCTTTACGAATCCGGTGAGTTTTATGTTGGGGCCAAGAAAGAATGGCCAAGCTGGACCCCGACCCCAGATATGATTGACCGCGAACCGGAGAAATATGCGAAATATTCCGACGGTATGGAAGGCGGTTTGAACAATCCACTCGGCTCGCGGGGGCTTTACCTCTTTACCGAAGAGCGGGGCGATACGTTCTTGCGCATTCACGGCACCGATGACCCCAGCACATTGGGCAAGCGCGTGTCGAACGGCTGTGCGCGACTGGTGAATGACCAAATGGCCGAGCTTTATGACCGGGTGCCGATGAATACCCGTGTGGTCCTTTACGAACCGTTGGTCTGA
- a CDS encoding alanyl-tRNA editing protein, whose amino-acid sequence MTGELFRQETYLRDAPARVAAHTPEGGVILENSLFYPTGGGQPGDSGWLTWDRQELSIATTVRDRDSGRIALVPAEPRALPPVGAYVTQELDWDRRHKHMRVHTALHLLSVVIPYPVTGGQISASHGRLDFNMPDAPQDRGELEEALNYFVSLDARVSEDWITEAELDAAPELVKTMSVAPPRGRGDIRLIRIGEPQEPIDLQPCGGTHVARTGEIGALRLGKIEKKGRLNRRIYVHLGG is encoded by the coding sequence ATGACGGGCGAACTATTCCGGCAGGAAACCTACCTGCGCGATGCACCCGCCCGTGTGGCGGCGCATACGCCTGAGGGCGGCGTGATCTTGGAGAACTCGCTTTTCTACCCCACAGGGGGAGGTCAGCCGGGCGATAGCGGCTGGTTGACGTGGGACAGGCAGGAACTTTCCATCGCTACCACGGTACGGGACCGCGACAGCGGCCGCATCGCGCTGGTTCCGGCAGAGCCACGCGCGCTTCCGCCCGTAGGCGCCTATGTGACCCAAGAACTTGACTGGGACCGGCGTCACAAGCACATGCGCGTGCACACGGCGCTACATCTGCTGTCGGTCGTGATCCCGTATCCGGTGACAGGCGGGCAAATCTCGGCCAGTCATGGGCGGCTCGATTTCAACATGCCCGACGCACCGCAAGATCGCGGGGAATTAGAAGAAGCGCTGAACTACTTTGTCTCGCTGGATGCGCGGGTCAGCGAGGATTGGATCACTGAGGCGGAGCTTGACGCGGCACCTGAGTTGGTCAAGACCATGTCGGTCGCGCCTCCACGTGGGCGCGGAGATATTCGGCTGATCCGTATCGGAGAGCCGCAGGAGCCCATCGACCTGCAACCTTGCGGCGGCACCCATGTGGCGCGAACCGGTGAAATCGGTGCGCTTCGTCTTGGAAAGATTGAGAAAAAAGGCCGGTTGAACCGGCGCATTTACGTTCATCTTGGCGGTTGA
- a CDS encoding DUF3772 domain-containing protein, protein MTQMLRFALSLTALLVWLTGAALAQEPVLPDFDEWETVASTAEAAVDDADTTETMLEVQRARLVEYRGKFDSARNLNAARISTLREQLAALGTAPESEIAEPESPEVAASREELNRQLNTLLNPVQRAEAAYLRADALIGQIDVALRDRQTEQLLEVVPTPLNPVHWRTAIDDLATAAGEIAVEAPTNAEAGRRDLLSSLPAVLALSVLGLVLILRGHHWSTAIVGRLQRFGARGFGIWRFVVSLLRIILPTVGLFLLVMSVLATGWLGPRGAALVKLIPVIGGAMLGVRWVAERVFSRDEDEALILLPASERKAVRFYVSIITGTIILGAIIDAIFDGHQPAETTEAVLRLPVMLFSAFALFRIGRILHGHNDPQPEETPVSEEPRISTLSRVVRGLGLGAMIVAILSPLLLISGYYNAAVSLLPPYVSTLVLLGLVMTLQRFLADVYGAVTGQGVQARDALMPVFFGLILLLLSLPVMALAWGARVTDLTELWALFSRGFAFGETRVRPTDFLSFAVIFVIGYAATRLIQGALRSNVLPKTRMDIGGQNAIVSGIGYVGIFLAALLAITGAGIDLSALAYVAGALSVGIGFGLQNVVSNFVSGIILLIERPISEGDWIEVGGQMGYVRDISVRSTRIETFDRTDVIVPNADLISGTVTNYTRGNTVGRLIVPVGVAYGTDTKRVEGILQEIAKAQPIVLTNPPPAVLFLNFGADALEFEVRCYLRDVNWMMKVKNDINHAIAARFKDEEIEIPFAQRDLWLRNPEVLKPAETTASDVENSSETAEPQV, encoded by the coding sequence ATGACCCAAATGCTCCGCTTCGCCCTAAGCCTCACCGCGTTGCTGGTCTGGCTGACCGGCGCTGCACTCGCTCAAGAACCGGTCCTGCCGGACTTTGACGAGTGGGAAACCGTCGCCTCGACCGCCGAAGCAGCGGTAGATGATGCGGACACCACCGAAACCATGCTTGAGGTGCAGCGCGCCCGGCTGGTCGAGTACCGTGGGAAATTCGACTCTGCGCGCAATCTGAACGCGGCGCGGATCAGCACCCTGCGCGAACAGTTGGCCGCTCTTGGCACTGCGCCCGAAAGCGAAATCGCCGAGCCGGAATCGCCTGAGGTAGCTGCCAGCCGGGAGGAGTTAAACCGACAGCTCAACACCTTGCTAAATCCGGTGCAGCGCGCCGAAGCAGCATATCTACGTGCCGACGCCCTAATCGGGCAGATCGATGTAGCCCTACGCGATCGCCAGACTGAGCAGCTTCTTGAGGTCGTCCCGACGCCGCTTAATCCCGTGCACTGGCGTACGGCGATTGATGATCTGGCCACCGCGGCAGGTGAGATTGCCGTAGAAGCCCCCACCAATGCCGAAGCGGGGCGTCGGGATTTACTGTCATCACTTCCAGCGGTGCTGGCTCTTTCCGTTCTAGGCTTGGTGCTGATCCTTCGCGGGCATCATTGGTCGACGGCTATCGTCGGACGTCTGCAGCGGTTTGGCGCGCGGGGCTTTGGCATTTGGCGCTTTGTCGTTTCTTTGCTGCGGATCATCCTGCCCACAGTTGGGCTGTTCTTGTTGGTCATGTCCGTGCTGGCAACCGGGTGGCTTGGGCCGCGTGGCGCTGCTTTGGTAAAGCTGATCCCGGTGATCGGCGGCGCGATGTTGGGTGTTCGCTGGGTGGCCGAGCGGGTATTTTCGCGCGATGAAGACGAGGCGCTGATCCTCCTCCCCGCGAGTGAGCGTAAGGCTGTCCGCTTTTACGTGAGCATCATCACCGGCACCATCATTCTAGGGGCGATCATCGACGCCATCTTTGACGGGCACCAACCTGCTGAGACCACTGAAGCGGTGTTGCGCCTGCCTGTTATGCTGTTTAGCGCCTTTGCCCTGTTCCGCATTGGTCGCATACTGCACGGCCACAACGACCCGCAGCCCGAAGAAACACCTGTCTCCGAAGAACCCCGTATTTCGACGCTCAGCCGTGTCGTGCGCGGTCTGGGGCTTGGCGCAATGATCGTTGCCATCTTGTCGCCCCTCTTGCTGATCAGTGGCTATTACAACGCCGCTGTTTCGCTGCTGCCACCCTATGTTAGCACGCTGGTCCTGTTGGGGCTCGTCATGACGCTGCAACGGTTTTTAGCAGATGTTTACGGCGCAGTGACCGGGCAGGGGGTGCAGGCGCGTGATGCGCTGATGCCGGTGTTCTTTGGCTTGATCCTGCTGTTGCTGTCACTGCCGGTGATGGCGCTGGCGTGGGGCGCGCGGGTCACTGACCTGACCGAGCTTTGGGCGCTCTTTAGCCGCGGCTTTGCCTTTGGCGAAACCCGCGTCCGCCCGACGGATTTCCTGTCTTTTGCGGTGATCTTTGTCATTGGCTATGCCGCAACCCGTCTGATCCAGGGCGCACTGCGTAGCAATGTGCTGCCCAAAACGCGGATGGACATCGGCGGGCAGAACGCCATCGTTTCGGGGATCGGCTATGTCGGTATTTTCCTCGCAGCGCTGCTGGCCATCACTGGCGCCGGGATCGACCTGTCGGCGCTGGCCTACGTTGCCGGTGCGCTTTCGGTGGGTATCGGTTTTGGTCTGCAAAACGTTGTGTCAAACTTCGTCTCGGGGATCATTCTGTTGATCGAGCGGCCGATTTCCGAGGGCGACTGGATCGAAGTTGGCGGCCAAATGGGCTATGTGCGCGACATCTCTGTGCGCTCGACAAGGATCGAAACCTTTGACCGCACCGATGTCATCGTCCCCAATGCTGACCTAATCAGCGGCACGGTCACCAACTACACGCGTGGCAATACCGTAGGCCGCCTCATCGTGCCTGTGGGTGTGGCCTATGGCACTGACACCAAGCGCGTCGAAGGCATCCTGCAAGAGATCGCAAAGGCTCAGCCGATCGTGCTTACCAACCCGCCGCCCGCAGTGCTCTTCCTGAACTTCGGCGCCGATGCGCTTGAGTTTGAAGTCCGCTGCTACCTGCGTGACGTTAATTGGATGATGAAGGTAAAGAACGACATCAACCATGCCATCGCGGCCCGCTTTAAAGACGAGGAGATCGAGATTCCATTCGCCCAACGCGATTTGTGGCTCCGCAACCCTGAGGTGCTGAAGCCCGCAGAAACGACCGCGTCAGACGTGGAAAACAGCAGCGAGACGGCGGAACCGCAGGTATGA